A genome region from Rickettsiales endosymbiont of Stachyamoeba lipophora includes the following:
- a CDS encoding type II secretion system F family protein — protein MSQNYKYLAVNNRGREVSGVIAAANQIDLEYKLSTIGLTLIDCKVQQASFFSISAKITPQDIIILCIQLEQLDNAGVPLLDAIADLRDAAENQRLKDILTTIYDSIHQGKMLSEALRDFPAVFDEIFIGLISAGEKTGNLGMIFAHLSTHLKWTNELKEKIKKASYYPTFLLIIMGGIVALMMNFVIPQLSKFLIAQGFELPIHTRALIATSEFFQASWHILILIPIISIGSLIVGRKISENFRYNTDNFSMQIPVIGITIRKIEIARFCRFFALTYRSGIPILECLDISSNTISNLMLKESIYNVQKGVADGQTLTQSLYLTNQFPSMVVRMIKVGEDSGNLEAAFDAINFFYDREVNEAVNSMIAAIQPTLTIVLGGIMAWVATAVFGPLYASLSKISF, from the coding sequence ATGTCCCAAAATTATAAATATTTAGCTGTAAATAATCGTGGTAGAGAAGTTTCGGGGGTTATTGCAGCAGCTAATCAAATTGACTTGGAATATAAGCTTTCTACCATAGGTCTCACCTTAATTGATTGTAAAGTTCAACAAGCTTCCTTCTTTTCAATATCTGCTAAAATCACCCCGCAAGATATCATCATTTTATGTATACAACTAGAGCAGTTAGATAACGCTGGAGTGCCTCTACTAGATGCAATTGCAGATTTAAGAGACGCGGCTGAAAATCAGCGTTTAAAAGATATTCTAACCACCATTTATGATTCAATTCACCAGGGTAAAATGCTTTCGGAGGCTTTAAGAGATTTTCCAGCAGTCTTTGATGAAATATTTATTGGATTGATTTCGGCTGGTGAAAAAACTGGTAATTTAGGGATGATATTTGCCCATTTATCTACTCATCTTAAATGGACTAATGAACTAAAAGAAAAAATTAAAAAGGCCAGTTATTATCCAACATTTTTACTTATAATTATGGGTGGTATTGTGGCCTTAATGATGAATTTTGTGATTCCACAGCTATCTAAATTTTTAATTGCTCAAGGGTTTGAGTTGCCTATACATACACGAGCCCTAATCGCTACTTCGGAATTCTTTCAGGCCAGTTGGCATATTTTAATATTAATTCCTATTATTAGTATTGGCAGTTTAATTGTTGGTAGAAAAATTTCAGAAAATTTTCGATATAATACCGATAACTTTTCGATGCAAATCCCAGTAATAGGAATTACTATTCGGAAAATTGAAATAGCTAGGTTTTGCAGATTTTTTGCACTTACTTATCGTAGCGGAATTCCAATTTTAGAATGTTTAGATATATCTAGCAACACCATTAGCAATTTAATGTTAAAAGAAAGTATTTATAATGTCCAAAAAGGGGTAGCTGATGGCCAAACTTTAACCCAATCTTTATACCTTACTAACCAATTTCCGAGCATGGTAGTTAGAATGATTAAAGTTGGTGAAGATAGTGGTAATTTAGAAGCTGCTTTTGATGCTATTAATTTCTTTTATGATCGAGAAGTAAATGAGGCCGTAAACTCCATGATAGCTGCTATTCAGCCTACTTTAACTATCGTGCTGGGTGGCATTATGGCCTGGGTAGCAACTGCTGTATTCGGTCCTTTATATGCTAGTCTATCTAAAATAAGTTTTTAA
- a CDS encoding GspE/PulE family protein — MDQEENNINGTENTQPNNTYASTVEQAPLQATSTSVEQPNNLENTIKVHDIGESTNDIGNKLVSKGLISADQLDIAFREQRTEKSRNKPIDKILVDLGFITEVALSKIIAEAKGIKNIDLKGMVLDSKVVNMIPQDAALKTKAIVIGANDDSLTLAVADIYNILAIDQLKKYLPKNIKIRTIYAPETQIIEAIEQYYKYEMSISGILKEIETGNADNHNLTSEGYINPTVRLVDALLVDGIKAGASDLHFEPEESFVRIRYRIDGKLKQIRSFHKEYWPAIAVRIKIISKMNIAENRNPQDGRITYNVLGRPIDFRVATHPTIYGENIVMRILDSRKSIVQIEDLGFSKHNASLLQKLLLRPEGIIIVTGPTGSGKTTTLYSILNYINTIEKNIMTLEDPVEYQLTLIRQSNIREGAGMNFTDGIKSLMRQDPDVIFLGEIRDMETATMAVRASMTGHQVFSTLHTNDAIGAITRLKDIGVSGGILAGNIVCIIAQRLARKLCKACKAPYQASGYECKILGVDSTQPLQIYKKNGCEQCEYIGYKGRVAINEILKVDKGLDELIATEATRKTMLEYAASNGFVRMSDDGSDKVLKGVMDIESLIGTIDMTERIV, encoded by the coding sequence ATGGATCAGGAAGAAAATAACATCAATGGCACTGAGAATACTCAACCCAATAATACCTATGCATCTACAGTAGAGCAGGCGCCACTTCAAGCAACATCAACATCAGTTGAGCAACCAAACAATCTAGAAAATACTATAAAGGTCCATGATATAGGTGAAAGTACTAATGATATTGGTAATAAGCTGGTTTCAAAAGGGTTAATCTCAGCAGACCAGCTTGATATTGCCTTTAGAGAGCAACGCACTGAAAAATCTAGGAATAAGCCTATTGATAAAATTTTGGTCGATTTAGGGTTCATTACCGAAGTAGCTTTATCTAAAATTATTGCTGAAGCCAAAGGCATAAAAAATATAGATTTAAAGGGAATGGTACTCGACTCTAAAGTAGTTAATATGATTCCGCAAGATGCAGCTCTGAAAACTAAAGCCATTGTAATTGGAGCAAATGATGATTCGCTAACGTTAGCGGTTGCAGATATTTATAATATTTTAGCGATTGACCAATTAAAGAAATATTTACCAAAAAATATAAAAATTCGTACGATTTACGCCCCGGAAACACAAATTATTGAAGCGATTGAACAATATTATAAATATGAGATGTCTATATCAGGCATTTTAAAAGAAATTGAAACAGGTAATGCTGATAACCATAATTTAACCTCAGAGGGTTATATAAATCCTACCGTAAGGCTGGTGGATGCTTTGTTAGTAGATGGAATTAAAGCAGGAGCTTCAGATTTGCATTTTGAGCCAGAAGAAAGTTTTGTAAGAATTAGATATAGAATCGATGGTAAGCTAAAGCAAATTAGGTCTTTTCATAAGGAGTATTGGCCGGCTATTGCTGTGAGAATTAAAATTATTTCTAAAATGAATATTGCTGAAAATCGTAACCCTCAAGACGGTAGGATCACTTATAATGTATTAGGAAGACCGATAGATTTTAGGGTGGCAACTCATCCCACTATTTATGGTGAAAATATTGTAATGAGGATATTGGATAGCCGCAAATCGATTGTGCAGATTGAAGATCTAGGTTTTAGTAAACATAATGCCTCGTTACTACAAAAGCTGTTGCTCAGGCCGGAGGGCATTATTATTGTAACCGGTCCTACAGGTAGTGGTAAAACCACTACACTTTATTCAATTTTAAATTATATCAACACTATTGAAAAAAATATTATGACTCTGGAAGATCCAGTGGAATATCAGCTCACTTTGATTAGGCAATCTAATATTCGTGAAGGGGCTGGGATGAACTTTACTGACGGAATTAAATCTTTAATGCGTCAGGATCCAGATGTAATCTTCCTCGGAGAGATTCGTGATATGGAAACTGCTACTATGGCGGTAAGAGCCTCAATGACCGGTCACCAAGTTTTTTCTACGTTACATACTAATGATGCAATCGGCGCGATAACTAGGCTTAAAGATATCGGAGTAAGTGGCGGTATTTTAGCAGGTAATATTGTGTGCATTATTGCTCAACGTTTGGCACGTAAGCTATGTAAAGCATGTAAAGCACCATACCAAGCAAGTGGATATGAATGCAAAATATTAGGAGTCGATTCCACACAGCCACTTCAAATTTATAAGAAGAATGGCTGTGAACAGTGCGAATATATTGGCTATAAAGGACGGGTTGCAATTAATGAAATTTTAAAGGTTGATAAAGGCTTGGATGAGTTAATAGCTACTGAAGCCACCAGAAAAACTATGCTGGAATATGCTGCAAGTAATGGTTTTGTAAGAATGTCAGATGATGGTTCTGATAAAGTATTAAAAGGTGTAATGGATATTGAGTCTTTAATTGGTACCATTGATATGACCGAAAGGATCGTGTAA
- the polA gene encoding DNA polymerase I encodes MKHLVIIDGYGFVFRAFHSMPPLTRRDGVEVGTVYGFTNMIIRLLTETDATHFVVVFDSGGKNFRHELYPEYKAHRPPVPESLIEQFPIVRQAVKALNVVSLEQNGFEADDIIATLATKGYDENFKITIVSSDKDLMQLVNDRVIMYDPIKAKPITATEVIDKFGVEPSKVREVLALIGDASDNIPGVKGIGPKSAQELISQFKDLKGVYENINSLKASKRKDYLIEQQANAFLSYELVGLEKDVPLHISFDDLVVKKPEYEELLNFLERNQFKSIKNKIDHLLNGKNHKLTISTNHFNQPASALQLKHPSDLIGMYSNQRNLYIIPHQEDYIVGFDQVNFIITSPDKFTDLISLIANPGLMKIGFNIKALVKHTNLMPSHFTDLQTVSYLLDSSLNIQTVNDFLQHYLQVNDNITEPQEKINALIKLLPSLLSQLQQRQLISLLTEVEQPLIKITHQMEQEGIKIDCNYLKNLSQDLAEQLSQIEMEIFKITNVTFNIGSPKQLGEVLFNKMQIPAPKKTKTGWSTDAAVMEELSLQGHAIADKILHWREINKLITTYTDSLIVQADDISRIHTTYSLTSTITGRFSSSSPNLQNIPIRTEEGRKIRKAFIAKEGYSLVSADYSQIELRLLAHIAGIDSLKDAFHHNKDIHSTTASEVFGVDIENVSSELRRKAKAINFGIIYGISPFGLAKQLMIEKSEAKHIIDKYFETYPGIKQYMERMQQYAKDHGYIKTILNRRCYIKDINSGNFIARNFSERLAINAPLQGSAADIIKLAMIKIAGLLTKYDAKLLLQVHDELIVEANQTQATEIGETMAKLMSSVVELSVPLTVDVSIGNNWQDI; translated from the coding sequence ATGAAGCATTTAGTAATTATTGATGGTTATGGTTTTGTATTTAGAGCTTTTCATTCAATGCCACCGCTAACTCGCAGAGATGGAGTAGAAGTTGGCACGGTATATGGCTTCACTAACATGATTATTAGATTACTTACAGAAACTGATGCAACCCATTTTGTAGTAGTATTTGACAGTGGCGGAAAAAATTTTAGGCATGAATTATACCCCGAATATAAGGCCCATCGTCCTCCAGTGCCAGAAAGTTTAATTGAACAATTTCCTATTGTAAGGCAAGCCGTAAAAGCTTTAAATGTAGTCTCTTTAGAACAAAATGGCTTTGAAGCTGATGATATCATCGCCACTCTAGCCACCAAAGGTTATGATGAAAATTTTAAAATTACTATTGTCTCCTCAGATAAAGATTTAATGCAATTAGTGAATGATCGGGTGATTATGTATGATCCCATTAAAGCCAAACCGATCACTGCTACAGAAGTCATTGATAAATTTGGGGTGGAACCAAGCAAAGTACGTGAAGTACTCGCATTAATTGGCGATGCTTCAGATAATATTCCTGGGGTTAAAGGCATTGGCCCTAAATCAGCCCAGGAACTAATTAGCCAATTTAAAGACTTAAAAGGCGTATATGAAAATATTAACAGCCTTAAAGCTTCTAAACGTAAGGATTATTTAATTGAGCAGCAAGCCAATGCATTTTTGTCTTATGAGCTAGTAGGTTTAGAAAAAGATGTCCCCTTACATATATCTTTTGATGATCTAGTAGTCAAAAAACCAGAATATGAAGAGTTATTAAATTTTTTAGAACGCAATCAGTTCAAATCAATTAAAAATAAAATTGATCATTTACTGAATGGTAAAAACCATAAATTAACTATCAGCACTAATCATTTTAATCAGCCCGCTAGCGCACTTCAGCTTAAACACCCAAGCGACCTGATAGGTATGTATAGCAATCAACGTAATTTATATATTATCCCTCATCAGGAGGATTATATAGTGGGTTTTGACCAGGTAAATTTTATTATTACTTCACCCGATAAGTTTACCGACTTAATCAGCTTAATTGCAAATCCTGGATTGATGAAAATCGGCTTTAATATTAAAGCCTTAGTGAAGCATACTAATTTAATGCCCAGTCATTTTACCGATCTACAAACTGTAAGTTATTTATTAGATTCTTCATTAAACATCCAAACAGTAAATGACTTTTTGCAGCATTATTTACAAGTAAATGATAATATTACCGAACCTCAAGAAAAAATAAATGCTCTTATCAAACTATTACCTAGCCTGCTTAGCCAGCTACAGCAAAGGCAGCTAATATCTTTACTAACGGAAGTTGAGCAACCGCTAATTAAAATTACCCACCAAATGGAGCAAGAAGGTATTAAGATTGATTGCAACTATTTAAAAAACCTTTCTCAAGATTTAGCTGAACAACTAAGCCAGATTGAAATGGAGATTTTTAAAATTACCAATGTCACTTTTAATATCGGCTCACCTAAACAATTAGGAGAAGTTTTATTTAATAAAATGCAAATTCCAGCTCCTAAAAAAACTAAAACCGGCTGGTCAACCGATGCAGCCGTTATGGAAGAATTATCCCTACAGGGGCACGCCATTGCCGATAAAATTTTACATTGGCGCGAGATTAACAAGCTAATCACCACCTATACTGATAGCCTGATTGTTCAAGCGGATGACATTTCAAGAATTCATACCACTTATTCACTTACATCAACTATTACCGGCAGATTTAGCTCAAGCTCTCCTAACTTGCAGAATATTCCGATTAGAACCGAGGAAGGCCGTAAAATTAGAAAAGCTTTTATTGCCAAAGAAGGTTATAGCCTGGTTTCAGCAGATTATTCGCAAATTGAATTAAGGCTATTGGCGCATATTGCTGGAATTGATTCATTAAAGGACGCCTTCCACCATAATAAAGATATTCATAGCACTACGGCAAGTGAAGTATTCGGAGTGGATATCGAGAATGTGAGCAGCGAACTTAGACGCAAAGCTAAAGCAATTAACTTCGGTATCATTTATGGCATTAGTCCGTTTGGCTTAGCTAAACAATTAATGATTGAGAAATCTGAAGCAAAACATATTATTGATAAATATTTTGAGACTTATCCCGGCATTAAACAATATATGGAAAGAATGCAGCAATATGCCAAAGACCATGGCTATATTAAAACCATCTTAAACCGCAGATGTTACATTAAAGATATTAATTCAGGTAATTTTATAGCTAGAAATTTTTCAGAAAGGCTAGCAATTAATGCACCACTACAAGGATCTGCCGCAGATATTATTAAGCTAGCAATGATCAAAATTGCTGGATTACTTACCAAATATGATGCCAAATTATTATTACAAGTACACGATGAATTGATAGTTGAAGCCAACCAGACTCAAGCTACAGAAATTGGTGAGACAATGGCCAAGCTGATGTCGAGCGTAGTAGAATTATCAGTCCCTTTAACTGTAGATGTAAGCATTGGTAACAACTGGCAAGATATATAG
- a CDS encoding NAD-glutamate dehydrogenase, producing the protein MEISCYHNNSFVVDNIIKESTIKVDALQSKFIHTFFAYVSADNLKELSAEEYVTLALQAFKNFKHNKSGVNINVFNHPHAHNKIVIETHLTDMPFLVDSFENALINLGLQIIQIIHPVINAKRNHAGEVVDLYLKDEHNSKAEFHAESLIHFYVTDHSGKITFEQIKAHLNIIAQNVTNAVADWQLMTNKAYQISTEKFLDQEQVEFIHWLIDHNFTFLGAVEFDKGEIVKNSSMGIGKLNDQQLIMALKDDYNAISNHADNIIITKINYISPVHRNTNLEVMTVRLSEHAQIKFFGLFTTLVYYQSARVIPIIRKKIETVINRSGFHSASYNRKELASLLESYPRDELFQIGEQNLFECSLSLLSLKELPKIKLFLQSSNANNFMSCIVVVPKQQFSDQLCAQIRSLLCNKLKGNFDRDYVNVHDIKLVKYHVNLSHVPNKTSTDLIEDIEGEIHKLASSWTEGLIAGIEKHKLYPNPEFMVSKYKSLFNNSYKELFNCEEAIEDITYLEEVFASKITKFRFKPQENDLYSLKVYNLNEQVTISKILPIIQNFGFEVVDNYTFKGEIADNDHPIWYHHYILKPEIHIGELELIQANFEEALHQIWIKHLRSDLLSSLVITKGINPRHIMMLKAICKYLMQIGTKQTVIYITKVLRSNSEITSKLVKLFEYKFCPITNSVEKYHEYRQEILKDLEQVSNVSEDKVFRQYLNIIDAIWRTNFYQTKLDGTYKNYVSFKINSHAVEDLPLPKVYAENFVYATFMEAIHLRGGKVARGGLRWSDRLDDFRTEVLGLVKAQMTKNSIIVPVGSKGGFVVKGQKVGASRETQLEQGIECYSTFLRGVLDITDNIVDSKIIPPLNVIRHDGDDPYLVVAADKGTATFSDIANSISKEYNFWLADAFASGGSQGYDHKKMGITARGGWVAVERHFEEMGIDIKTQSFTVAGIGGMSGDVFGNGMLLSDNIKLVAAFNHSQIFCDPHPDPKKSYEERKRLFGIPYSSWEDYDKNLISKGGRVFNRDAKSLNLTPEIKELLGINQDSVTPDELIRAILKAPVDLIWNGGIGTYVKSKEELNEQVGDKANDNLRVNGEEFRCKIIGEGGNLGCTQRGRIEYALNGGRINTDAIDNSAGVDCSDHEVNIKIAFNIIQKAGSITIAERNKLLEQMTKEVAALVLEDNKVQTLALSLEQFLGGQLLNQHSVLIDLLEQEGILNRLIEFLPSGHEIEGRKSAEFGLTRPEIAIILAYSKLSLYNKMLASVVPDNERFNNYLLNYFPQMMVKKFESFLLHHPLKREIIATVVINKMINRLGTYFCHLTLDELGVDVKDLTYGYELMRLLTNFEGVWEKLDQLPIKEHMHEAKMQSMNMVRTSIQKICLWLTRNIKTLDNFDEVAKEFETYYGQLTALISNSKLGLHEEYKQTLESMHNLGLDEKLAKQVAALYVTSENLDIIKFASSNNISIHKAAKIFESIDKRLQLGWFKSLAKNIKNLSSYWQRVAQKNLINELDELKNRLAQEIIKIEQHSPKEDSGFDAWLFNNMRAIEIYDQFLNQIHRDHSIELATITVVINRVKFIFDI; encoded by the coding sequence ATGGAAATTAGCTGCTATCATAACAATTCCTTTGTAGTTGATAATATAATCAAAGAATCTACCATTAAAGTAGATGCCTTACAGAGTAAATTTATCCATACTTTCTTTGCTTATGTCTCTGCTGATAATCTTAAAGAATTATCTGCGGAAGAATATGTCACACTAGCACTTCAAGCTTTTAAGAATTTTAAGCATAATAAATCTGGCGTAAATATCAATGTTTTCAATCATCCTCATGCTCATAATAAGATAGTGATTGAAACGCATCTAACCGATATGCCTTTTTTAGTTGATTCGTTTGAAAATGCTTTAATTAATTTAGGCCTGCAAATAATTCAAATAATTCATCCAGTAATTAACGCTAAGCGTAATCACGCAGGTGAAGTGGTAGATTTATATTTAAAAGATGAACATAACAGCAAAGCAGAGTTTCATGCAGAATCTTTAATCCATTTTTATGTAACGGATCATAGCGGAAAGATTACATTTGAGCAGATTAAAGCACATTTAAATATTATTGCTCAAAACGTAACTAATGCAGTGGCGGATTGGCAGTTAATGACGAATAAAGCTTATCAAATATCAACCGAAAAATTTCTTGATCAAGAACAGGTGGAATTTATTCACTGGCTAATTGACCATAATTTTACTTTTTTAGGTGCAGTTGAATTTGATAAGGGCGAAATAGTCAAAAATTCTTCCATGGGCATTGGTAAGTTAAATGATCAGCAACTGATTATGGCTTTAAAAGATGATTATAATGCCATTAGCAATCATGCAGATAATATTATAATTACAAAGATTAATTATATTTCTCCTGTACATAGGAATACTAATCTTGAGGTAATGACCGTTAGATTATCTGAGCATGCTCAAATAAAGTTTTTTGGGTTATTTACTACCCTAGTCTATTATCAGAGTGCTAGAGTAATTCCCATCATTAGAAAAAAAATCGAAACGGTTATTAATCGTTCGGGGTTCCACTCTGCAAGCTATAATCGTAAAGAGCTCGCATCGCTGCTGGAATCTTATCCGCGCGATGAACTTTTTCAAATTGGCGAACAAAATTTATTTGAATGTTCTTTATCTTTGCTTTCCCTAAAAGAGTTGCCTAAAATTAAGCTTTTTCTACAGTCAAGCAATGCTAACAATTTTATGAGTTGTATTGTCGTTGTTCCTAAGCAACAGTTTAGCGATCAACTATGTGCCCAAATAAGAAGCTTACTATGCAATAAATTAAAGGGTAATTTTGATAGAGATTATGTAAACGTGCATGATATAAAATTAGTAAAATATCATGTAAATTTGAGTCATGTACCGAATAAAACATCAACCGACCTTATAGAAGATATTGAAGGGGAGATACATAAATTGGCAAGTTCTTGGACCGAAGGCTTAATTGCAGGAATTGAAAAACATAAACTTTATCCTAATCCAGAGTTTATGGTAAGCAAATACAAATCGCTCTTTAACAATAGTTATAAAGAGTTATTTAATTGTGAGGAGGCTATTGAAGATATAACCTACTTAGAAGAGGTTTTTGCTTCCAAAATTACTAAATTTAGATTTAAGCCACAAGAGAATGACTTATATTCTTTAAAAGTTTATAATTTAAATGAGCAAGTTACTATCTCAAAAATTCTACCGATTATTCAAAATTTTGGTTTTGAAGTGGTAGACAATTATACTTTTAAAGGTGAGATAGCAGATAATGATCATCCTATTTGGTATCATCATTATATTTTAAAGCCAGAAATACATATTGGTGAGCTTGAGCTAATTCAAGCTAATTTTGAAGAGGCTTTGCACCAAATTTGGATTAAACATCTTAGAAGCGACTTATTGAGTAGCCTAGTGATTACTAAAGGTATCAACCCGCGTCATATTATGATGCTTAAGGCAATTTGTAAGTATTTAATGCAAATAGGAACTAAGCAAACAGTTATTTATATTACTAAGGTTTTAAGATCCAATAGTGAGATTACTAGTAAGCTGGTTAAATTATTTGAATATAAGTTTTGCCCAATCACTAATAGCGTAGAGAAATACCATGAGTATCGCCAGGAAATCTTAAAAGATTTAGAGCAAGTCAGTAATGTTTCTGAAGATAAGGTGTTTAGACAATATTTAAATATTATCGATGCAATTTGGCGAACAAACTTTTATCAAACTAAGCTTGATGGTACTTATAAAAATTATGTGTCGTTTAAGATAAATTCACATGCAGTAGAAGATTTACCGCTGCCTAAAGTTTATGCAGAAAATTTTGTATATGCAACCTTTATGGAAGCAATCCACTTGCGCGGTGGCAAAGTAGCCAGAGGTGGTTTAAGATGGTCTGATAGGCTGGATGACTTTAGAACTGAAGTGCTAGGCTTAGTTAAAGCACAAATGACTAAGAACAGTATTATCGTCCCGGTAGGATCTAAAGGTGGATTTGTAGTTAAAGGACAAAAAGTTGGGGCATCGCGTGAAACCCAATTAGAGCAGGGTATTGAGTGTTATTCAACCTTCTTACGGGGTGTGCTTGATATTACTGATAATATCGTGGATTCAAAAATTATACCTCCTCTTAATGTGATAAGACACGATGGAGATGACCCTTACTTAGTAGTGGCAGCAGATAAGGGCACTGCTACTTTCTCTGATATTGCCAATTCAATTTCTAAGGAATATAATTTTTGGTTAGCTGATGCATTTGCTTCAGGCGGTTCACAAGGTTATGACCATAAGAAGATGGGTATTACTGCGCGTGGTGGGTGGGTTGCCGTTGAGAGGCATTTTGAAGAAATGGGAATTGATATTAAAACCCAGAGCTTCACCGTGGCCGGTATTGGAGGTATGTCTGGTGATGTATTTGGCAATGGTATGCTTCTGTCGGATAATATTAAGTTGGTTGCAGCGTTTAATCATAGTCAGATTTTCTGTGATCCACATCCTGATCCTAAAAAATCTTACGAAGAGCGTAAAAGATTATTTGGTATTCCTTACTCTTCATGGGAAGATTACGATAAGAATCTCATTTCTAAAGGTGGTAGAGTATTCAATCGTGATGCAAAAAGTTTAAATTTAACACCTGAAATTAAGGAGCTGCTTGGGATAAACCAAGATAGCGTTACACCTGATGAACTAATTCGGGCGATTCTTAAAGCACCCGTAGATCTTATTTGGAATGGTGGTATCGGTACTTATGTTAAATCAAAAGAAGAGCTAAACGAGCAGGTTGGCGATAAAGCTAATGACAACCTAAGAGTTAATGGTGAAGAGTTCAGATGTAAGATAATTGGTGAGGGGGGTAACCTTGGTTGCACTCAGCGCGGTAGAATCGAATATGCTTTAAATGGAGGCAGGATTAATACTGATGCCATTGATAACTCTGCAGGAGTAGATTGTTCAGACCATGAAGTTAATATTAAAATAGCTTTTAATATTATTCAAAAAGCAGGAAGCATCACTATTGCAGAACGTAACAAACTGCTAGAGCAAATGACCAAGGAGGTTGCTGCGTTAGTGCTTGAAGATAATAAAGTGCAAACTTTAGCCTTATCATTAGAGCAGTTCTTGGGTGGGCAACTGCTTAATCAACATAGTGTACTAATTGATCTGCTTGAGCAGGAAGGTATTTTAAATCGTTTGATAGAGTTCTTGCCAAGCGGGCACGAAATTGAAGGGCGTAAAAGCGCAGAATTTGGGCTAACTAGACCCGAGATTGCTATAATACTAGCATATAGCAAATTATCTTTATACAATAAGATGCTTGCTTCAGTAGTACCTGATAATGAAAGGTTTAATAATTATTTGTTAAATTATTTCCCACAAATGATGGTTAAAAAGTTTGAATCTTTCTTGCTTCATCATCCGCTGAAAAGAGAGATCATTGCCACTGTGGTAATTAATAAAATGATTAATAGGCTTGGTACTTATTTCTGTCATTTAACTCTTGATGAGCTTGGAGTTGATGTCAAAGATTTAACCTATGGTTATGAATTAATGAGATTGCTTACCAACTTTGAAGGGGTTTGGGAAAAACTAGACCAATTGCCGATTAAAGAGCATATGCATGAAGCTAAGATGCAAAGCATGAATATGGTACGTACTAGTATTCAAAAAATTTGCTTATGGTTAACACGGAATATCAAAACTCTAGATAATTTTGATGAAGTTGCAAAAGAGTTTGAAACCTATTATGGTCAGCTTACAGCTCTCATTTCTAATAGTAAATTAGGTTTGCACGAGGAATATAAGCAAACTTTAGAATCAATGCATAATTTAGGGCTTGATGAAAAGTTAGCTAAGCAGGTTGCAGCACTTTATGTAACTAGTGAAAACTTAGATATAATTAAATTTGCAAGTAGTAACAATATTTCAATTCATAAGGCTGCTAAAATATTTGAATCGATTGATAAGCGTCTACAGCTTGGCTGGTTTAAATCGCTTGCTAAAAATATCAAGAATTTAAGTAGCTATTGGCAGCGTGTTGCTCAAAAGAATTTAATTAATGAACTGGATGAATTGAAAAATCGTCTTGCTCAGGAAATCATTAAGATTGAACAACATTCACCTAAGGAAGATTCAGGCTTTGATGCATGGTTGTTTAATAACATGAGAGCAATTGAAATTTATGATCAATTCTTAAATCAGATTCATCGTGATCACTCAATTGAGCTGGCAACTATTACAGTAGTAATTAATAGGGTTAAATTTATTTTTGATATTTAA